The DNA window GGCAAACAACGAACGATACCCGCAACTTCACATTTAGGAAGAATTGAGTTTGGACGCAGTTGACGCTTGTTCTTAGTAGTACGCTTAGTCAGGATGTGACGTTTGGTAGCGTGTTTGAACTTAAAACCACCAGCAGTTTTCTTGAAACGCTTAGCAGCACCTTTGTTGGTTTTCATCTTAGGCATGATGAATAACTCCGCATTGTAGTAGTTTAATAAACAACGTAATTAGGGCGAATAAAAAACCGCCGCGTTAAACGGCGGGTATTTATTACTTGCAAAAGCCGTTAATTACTTCTTTTTAGGGGCCAACACCATGATCATCTGGCGACCTTCAATCTTCGTCGGGAAAGATTCCACAACAGCGATATCTACTGTGTCTTCTTTCAGGCGATTAAGAACGTCAACACCGATCTCTTGGTGAGCCATCTCGCGGCCACGAAAGCGAATAGTTACTTTCACTTTGTTGCCTTCCTCAAGGAAACGCACCAGGTTGCGTAGTTTTACCTGGTAGTCTCCGATATCAGTTCCAGGACGGAACTTGAGTTCCTTGATCTGAATCTGTTTTTGCTTCTTCTTTTGCTCTTTAGTAGCTTTGCTCTTCTCAAAGAGGAACTTGCCATAGTCCATAACTCGACAGACTGGTGGCTCGGCGTTAGGGCTGATCTCTACGAGATCCATACCAGCTTCATCGGCTGCTGCTAATGCTTCTTGGATCGATACGATACCGACAGATTCACCGTCAGCGCCTGTTAAACGAACTTCACGAACGCCACGAATTTCACCGTTTAAACGGTGCTGGTTTTGTTTGACCGGAACTTGGCCACGTCTTCCGCCTTTAATAGTTTATTCCTCCAGATTGAGCTTACGGCTACTGATTTGGTCTTGGATGTAAGAAATGAAGTCATCCACCTTAAATTTACCTAAATCATTACCTTTACGAGTACGCACTGCGATTTCGCCAGCTTCCATTTCTTGGTCGCCGCAAACCAACATAAATGGTACGCGCTTCAAAGTGTGTTCGCGGATTTTAAAGCCAATCTTCTCATTTCTCAAGTCCGCTTTTGCTCTAATTCCACATTTTTGTAGTTTTTGAGCAACTTCCTGAACATAATCAGCCTGTTTGTCAGTGATGTTCATAATTACGGCTTGCTCTGGAGCCAGCCAAGTTGGGAAGAAACCCGCGTATTCTTCGATTAAAATACCGATGAAACGCTCAAGGGAACCCAAAATCGCACGGTGAATCATGACCGGGATAAGACGTTCGTTGTTTTCACCAACATAAGTTGCACCAAGGCGAGACGGCAGGTTAAAGTCGAGCTGCACGGTACCACATTGCCAAGCACGATCTAGGCAGTCATACAGTGTGAACTCGATTTTCGGGCCGTAAAACGCCCCTTCACCTTCTTGGATTTCGAATGGAATCTCCATCGACTCCAAAGCCAGTTTCAATGCTTCTTCTGACTGATCCCAAATTTCATCGCTACCAACACGTTGTTCTGGGCGAGTAGAGAGTTTCACGACGATGTTATCGAAACCAAAAGTTTGGTAAGTGTCATACACCATCTTGATACAGTTGGTCACTTCTTCTTGAATTTGACTTTCTGTACAGAAAATGTGCGCATCGTCTTGAGTAAAGCCACGAACACGCATGATGCCATGCAGTGCGCCAGAAGGCTCGTTACGATGACAAGAACCAAACTCTGCCATACGCAGTGGTAGATCACGGTATGATTTCAAACCTTGGTTAAAGATCTGCACATGACCTGGGCAGTTCATCGGCTTAATCGCATACTCACGGTTTTCAGAAGAAGTCGTGAACATCGCGTCAGCGTATTTGTCCCAGTGGCCAGAACGCTCCCACAATACACGGTCCATCATCAATGGACCTTTCACTTCTTGATAGCCATATTCGTTTAGCTTGGCGCGAATGAACACTTCCAAATCGCGGAAAATTGACCAGCCGTTGTGATGCCAGAACACCATGCCCGGTGCTTCTTGCTGCATGTGGAACAGATCAAGTTGCTTACCGATCTTACGGTGGTCGCGTTTTGCCGCTTCTTCAAGGCGAGTCAGGTGGTCTTTCAGCGCTTTCTTATCGTGGAAAGCCGTACCGTAGATACGTTGCAGCATCTTGTTATCGCTGTTACCACGCCAGTACGCACCAGCCACATTCAACAAAGTGAAGTGTTGGCAAAAGCCCATATTCGGGACGTGCGGACCACGACACATGTCGATGTATTCTTCATGATGGTACAGACCGGGACGATCGTCACGAGATACATTCTCGTCCAAAATTTCCATCTTGTAGGTTTCGCCGCGCGCTTCAAACGCATCACGCGCTTCCTGCCAACTGACTTTCTTCTTGATAACCTGATATTTGGTTTTCGCCAGCTCTTTCATGCGAGCTTCGATCTTTTCTAGATCGTCTTGGGTCAACGACTCATCAAGATCAATATCGTAGTAGAAGCCGCTGTCGATGGTCGGACCTATCGCCATTTTTGCATTTGGATAAAGCTGCTTAAGCGCGTGCCCCAAAAGGTGCGCACAAGAGTGGCGCACAATCTCAAGACCATCCACTTCATCTTTTGTGGTGATGATTTCAAGACTGGCATCGCTTTCGATCAGATCGCACGCATCCACACGTTGACCGTTGACACGACCTGCAATGGTCGCTTTCGCAAGACCAGGGCCGATCGATTGCGCAACTTCCATAGTAGAAACTGGGTTATCAAAATGACGCTGACTGCCGTCAGGAAGAGTAATAATTGGCATGTTTTTTCCTTTACAGTGGTGTTGCACACCAAGCAACACATGTTTTAAGAAATACGCTTTAGATTCATATTGGTATGAAAAACGCATTGCGAGTGTAATTGATTTGGTACGAATTTTGGTGCAATTACGGATGCACCAGCTTAAGTACTGACCTCGCATTCTAACCAATGAAGCTGAAATCGCAATGAGTTTCTTGTTTGTGAAGCCTACAGATTGAGCGTCGGAGCAAGCGCTTGAGCAATTTGCGCCGCAGACGCATCTAACGGCAGAGTAAAGGAACGATATTGATCGCCAGAAAAGCTCAATGAGCGATCAATTTCCGCCAAGCAATGGACTCGTTGAGCGTCCAAAATAAACGACAGTTCGATCTCTTTACTACCGATAAAGCCGTTACTGCGAAACTCAAGCTCTTGATAGCAGCCGGAACGAGAAGAAAAACTCTGTCCACGCAACTGCCCCTTTTCGACGTCCGCTTTCACCATAGTGAACCCCGCCTGAATAATGGTGTCGATGACCTTGCTAACCACGGGCAGTGGTTTGACTTCGATGAAATCTCGGTCACGGGGATCGATGGCGAAACCAATATCTAATGTCGTTTCCAGCCAAACATGGCACTGGTTTTTCAGTGCATTGACCGCGGTGATCGGAGTTTCTTCATGCAATCTCATCTCAAACGGCACTTGTTTTTCTTCATTTGCTTGGATTACGAATGGCTGAACGGCAGCCAATTTGTCCAGCGTGAACGTTTGGTAACTGACACTCTCTTCGCTCTCTACTTTGACTTCGGTATTAAGCTTGATGATGATCGCGTCGATCTGCTGTTCCACATCGCCGCCCTTAATGTGAACGTAGCCTTTGAGTGTTTCACCTTGATACACACTCATTTGGTCAAGAATCGTATCCACCTTGGCTGAACCAAGTCCCAATGACGCCTTAAGTTTTTTAAACATGAGATCCCTTTTTTGTGCTGATTTATTTGTACTTTGCCCCTGTTTACACAACCGCATAACGTGTCGCAAGTAAATGGCGCAAATGAATGGTAAGAATGTGTCACAGCACAAAACGGTCATCTTAAGTTGCTTTTTATGCCTCTTTTCCGCACTATTTGTATAGTCAATTAAAAGGAACCTTTATGTCATCGCCAATCTATATGCAAATCAAACAGTTTATTGTGCAGAAAATCGACAGCGGCGTGTGGCATATCGGCTTCAAAATCCCCACGGAGCTGGCACTGACAGAGCAATTTGGCGTCAGCCGCATGACGGTTAACAAAGCAATCCGCGATTTGGTCAATGAAGGGCGACTGCAGCGTCGACCACGCTTAGGCACTTTTGTCTGCGAACCGACGGAAAAGGCCGAGTCGCCGTTACTGGATATTCGCAATATTGCTGAGGAAGTAAGTAATCGCGGTAAAGCGTACCGCAGCAAAGTGCTTCGCCAACAAGCTTTGAAAGCGGACGATACAATTGCAACTAAGTTGGGCGTGATGCTAGGCACACAAGTGTTTTACAGTGAGATCATCCACTACGAAGACAAAGAGCCGATCCAACTTGAGCTACGTTGGGTCAATAGCAGCTATGCACCCAATTACTTGCAGCAGGATTTCACACAGATAACGCCAAACCAATATTTATCGGAAAGCTGCCCACTGAGCGCGATGGAACACACGGTAGAGGCGATCATTCCCGATGCGCGCGTGCGCCAAGAACTCAATATGAAAGTGAGCGAACCTTGTTTGCTGCTCAACCGACGCACATGGAGCGACGACCGACTCGTCAGTACTGCCCTGCTCTATCACCCTGGTAACCGCTACAAGCTAAGTTCCAAGATTCTGCTTTGATCGCCATCTTGCCACTTCGATTCGATCACATTTTTGCAACATCCAACTTGTCATAAACACTTTTTTGACCTATTTATTTGTATATACATTTAATGCATACAATTAATCAGGATGACATCATGGATCTGCTGCTCACCAATGCTCGCCTCGTTACCATGATTGATGGAGATACGGGTTACCACCCGACTGCTCCGCTCACCATTGGTATTCAAGATGGGTTGATCACGTATGTGGGTGCGGACACTGAGCGCCATGCGAACCAACGTATCAACCTGGAAAACCGTCTTGTCACACCCGGTCTGATTGACTGCCACACCCATCTTGTGTACGCCGGAAATCGCGCGAATGAATTTGAGATGCGGTTAAACGGGGTGCCATATCAGCAAATTGCCCAACAAGGTGGTGGAATCCTCTCTACGGTACAAGCCACACGTTTGGCGAGCATCGACACCTTGATTGAGCAAAGTCTGCCGAGATTGGATGGGCTGCTTGCC is part of the Vibrio cidicii genome and encodes:
- the thrS gene encoding threonine--tRNA ligase, giving the protein MPIITLPDGSQRHFDNPVSTMEVAQSIGPGLAKATIAGRVNGQRVDACDLIESDASLEIITTKDEVDGLEIVRHSCAHLLGHALKQLYPNAKMAIGPTIDSGFYYDIDLDESLTQDDLEKIEARMKELAKTKYQVIKKKVSWQEARDAFEARGETYKMEILDENVSRDDRPGLYHHEEYIDMCRGPHVPNMGFCQHFTLLNVAGAYWRGNSDNKMLQRIYGTAFHDKKALKDHLTRLEEAAKRDHRKIGKQLDLFHMQQEAPGMVFWHHNGWSIFRDLEVFIRAKLNEYGYQEVKGPLMMDRVLWERSGHWDKYADAMFTTSSENREYAIKPMNCPGHVQIFNQGLKSYRDLPLRMAEFGSCHRNEPSGALHGIMRVRGFTQDDAHIFCTESQIQEEVTNCIKMVYDTYQTFGFDNIVVKLSTRPEQRVGSDEIWDQSEEALKLALESMEIPFEIQEGEGAFYGPKIEFTLYDCLDRAWQCGTVQLDFNLPSRLGATYVGENNERLIPVMIHRAILGSLERFIGILIEEYAGFFPTWLAPEQAVIMNITDKQADYVQEVAQKLQKCGIRAKADLRNEKIGFKIREHTLKRVPFMLVCGDQEMEAGEIAVRTRKGNDLGKFKVDDFISYIQDQISSRKLNLEE
- the hutC gene encoding histidine utilization repressor → MSSPIYMQIKQFIVQKIDSGVWHIGFKIPTELALTEQFGVSRMTVNKAIRDLVNEGRLQRRPRLGTFVCEPTEKAESPLLDIRNIAEEVSNRGKAYRSKVLRQQALKADDTIATKLGVMLGTQVFYSEIIHYEDKEPIQLELRWVNSSYAPNYLQQDFTQITPNQYLSESCPLSAMEHTVEAIIPDARVRQELNMKVSEPCLLLNRRTWSDDRLVSTALLYHPGNRYKLSSKILL
- the infC gene encoding translation initiation factor IF-3 yields the protein MRGVREVRLTGADGESVGIVSIQEALAAADEAGMDLVEISPNAEPPVCRVMDYGKFLFEKSKATKEQKKKQKQIQIKELKFRPGTDIGDYQVKLRNLVRFLEEGNKVKVTIRFRGREMAHQEIGVDVLNRLKEDTVDIAVVESFPTKIEGRQMIMVLAPKKK
- a CDS encoding sporulation protein, with the translated sequence MFKKLKASLGLGSAKVDTILDQMSVYQGETLKGYVHIKGGDVEQQIDAIIIKLNTEVKVESEESVSYQTFTLDKLAAVQPFVIQANEEKQVPFEMRLHEETPITAVNALKNQCHVWLETTLDIGFAIDPRDRDFIEVKPLPVVSKVIDTIIQAGFTMVKADVEKGQLRGQSFSSRSGCYQELEFRSNGFIGSKEIELSFILDAQRVHCLAEIDRSLSFSGDQYRSFTLPLDASAAQIAQALAPTLNL
- the rpmI gene encoding 50S ribosomal protein L35, producing the protein MPKMKTNKGAAKRFKKTAGGFKFKHATKRHILTKRTTKNKRQLRPNSILPKCEVAGIVRCLPYA